TTTTACGAAATGTTCAACGAGGATGCGGTCAAGGCGTCACGCATTCTTGACATCACCCTGACCTCGCGCAACAAGGGAGCGGCCGAAGAGGTTCCCCTGTGCGGCATTCCCTACCACAGCTGCCAGCCCTATCTGAACAAGCTGGTCGCCAGCGGTCACAAGGTGGCGATCTGCGAGCAGGTCGAAGACCCGAAGGCGGCCAAGGGGATCGTCCGGCGGGAAGTGGTGCGGGTGGTGTCGCCGGGACTGGTGGTCGATACCGACAGCCTGACGCCGAAGGAGAACAATTACCTGCTCGCCCTGGCGCCGGGAGAGAAGGAGCAGTGGGGGGTGGCGGTTCTCGATATCACCACCGGCGAGTTCCGGGTCACCGAGGTGGCGGGCCTGGCCGGCGTGCGCGGCGAACTGGCCTCGCTGCAGGCCCGCGAGGTGATTCTGCAGGAAGACGGCTGGGGCGACGAGGTTGCTCGTGAACTGGCCGACCTGTTCGCCGGCCGGGCGCTGACCCGGCTTCCGGAATGGGCCTTTGCCGTCGACCGGGCCACGATCGAACTGCAGGAGTTCTTTGCCGTGTCGAGCCTCGAAGGTTTCGGCTGCCGGGGGCTTCCCGGCGCCATCGCCGCGGCCGGAGCGGTGCTGCACCTGCTCAAGGAGACGCAGAAAGAGGGCTTGACCCATATCCGGTCCCTGTCCACCTACCAGTCCAGCGAATACATGGTGCTCGACGAGGCGACCCGCCGCAACCTGGAGCTGACCGCCACGCTGCACGACGGCAGCCGCAAGGGGGCCCTGATCGGGGTGCTCGACCGCACCATGACCGCCATGGGCGGACGCCGGCTGAAGCAGTGGATCAGTCACCCGCTGCTCGATGTCGCCCGCATCCAGTCACGCCAGCAGGCGATCGCGGAGCTGGTGGAGCGCAGCCTGGAGCGCAACGATCTGCGGGTCGCCCTCGACGGCATCTACGACCTGGAGCGGCTCAACGCGAAAATTTCCATGGCGACCGCCAATGCCAAGGACCTGGTGGCCCTCAAGCTTTCCCTGCAGCGGCTGCCGGAACTGGTTGACCGCATGGCCTCGCTTGAGGCCGAATTCAGCCGGGAGCTGGCCGGTCGCATCGACCCGTTGCCGGATCTCTGTGAACTGATCGAAACGGCGATTGCCGACGAGCCGCCCTTCGTGCTCCGCGAGGGCGGGTTGATCAAGACCGGGTTCAACGCCGAACTGGACGAACTGCGGGCGATCGCCCGCGAGGGGAAGGGCTGGATCGCCGGTCTCGAACAGCGGGAACGGGAGCGGACCGGCATCGGCAATCTGAAGATCCGCTTCAACAAGGTGTTCGGCTACTTCATCGAGGTCACCAAAAGCCACCTTGACCGGGTGCCCGAGGACTACCAGCGCAAGCAGACCCTGACCAACGCCGAACGGTTCATCACGCCGGATCTGAAGGACTATGAAAGCAAGGTCCTCGGTGCCGAAGAGAAGCTGATCGACCTTGAATACCAGTTGTTCCAGCAGGTGCGGCAGCAGGTGGTCGCCGAAGGGCCGCGAGTGCAGGAAGTGGCCGACGCCCTGGCCGCCCTCGACGTCATCTGCGGGCTGGCCGACCTGGCCCATGAACGCAACTACGTCTGTCCGCAGGTGGATGACGGCGACCAGCTGAAGATCGTCGACGGCCGCCACCCGGTGGTCGAGGCGATGAATCTCGGGGAACGCTTCGTCCCCAATGACACCCTGCTCGACAACCGCAAGAACCAGCTGCTGATCATCACCGGTCCCAACATGGCCGGTAAGTCGACCTTCATGCGCCAGGTCGCCCTGATCACCCTGCTGGCCCAGATCGGCAGCCTGGTGCCGGCGCGGGAGGCTCATGTCGGGGTGGTCGACCGGATTTTCACCCGGGTCGGAGCGAGCGACAATCTCGCCCGCGGCCAGTCGACCTTCATGGTCGAGATGACCGAGACCGCCAACATCCTCCATCACGCCACCCCGCGCAGCCTGATCGTGCTGGATGAAATCGGCCGCGGCACCTCGACCTTCGACGGCGTCAGTATCGCCTGGGCGGTGGCCGAGTATCTGCACGATCATCCGTCGGTGGCCGCCAAGACCCTGTTCGCGACCCACTACCACGAATTGACCGACCTGGCGCTGACCCGCGAGCGGGTGCAGAATTACAATGTCGCCGTCAAGGAATGGAATGACCAGATTGTTTTCCTGCGGCGCATTGTCAAGGGCGGCGCCAGCCATTCCTATGGTATCCAGGTCGCCCGCCTGGCGGGCCTGCCGCGTCCGGTGATCGATCGGGCCAAGGAGGTTCTGAAGAATCTCGAAACCGGCGAATTCGTCGGCGAGGGTCAGCCGCGGCTCGCCAGGGAGAAGCGCGCTCCGGTGGAGCAGACACCGCAGCTTTCCCTGTTCGGGGCGGGGGACGATCAGTTGCGTCGCGCCCTGGAAGAGGTGGATGTCAGCGTACTGACGCCGCTTGAGGCCCTGAACCTGCTTGATCGATTGAAACGGATGCTCTGATGGTGGCCCTGCGCGCGAAACTCTCTGTCCTGCTGGCCCTGGTCGTGCTGCTCGGTTGCGTTGCGCCGGCCTCGGCCCTGGATGCCGAAAGCGCCTACCGGAAGGCCAAGCAGGGTTATATCCGCCTGCAGCAGTCGGCCAAAAAACAGCTCTACCGGGACAACTGGATGCGGGTGGTGGATGATTTTGTCGGCATCGCCCAGGCCTGGCCGGAAGATGATCGCGCGGCCGACGCGCTGTACATGGCCGGCAAGGCCTGTCGCGGCCTGTCGCGGGTTTCTCTGCTGGCGTCCGACGCCCGGCGGGCGGTCGGTTATTTCGATCGGGTGGCCGACAACTACCCCGCCAGTTCCCTGGCCGATGACAGCCTGCTGCTGGCCGGGGAACTGCTCGAAGATCCGCTGGCTGATTTCAGTGCCGCCTACCTCCATTATGCGCGCATTGTCCGTGATTATCCCCGCGGTGACATGTTTTCCCGGGCCCGGCCCCGCGCCAAGCGCCTGGCCGCTTTCGCCCCGGCCGAGACCCCGCCGGTTCGCGCGCGCTCAGCGGGCGGCAACAAGGCGGAACTGGTTGCCATCCGTAGCTGGAGCGGCAGCAACAAGACCCGCATCGTTCTCGATTTCAACCGCAAGGTCGGTTTTCGTTCCCATTTCCTTGCCGCCGGCAGCGGTAAGATTCCGGCTCGCATCTATCTCGATCTGAAAGGTGCCGACAGCCGCAGGGGGCTGGAAAAAGAGTGGAACTACCGAACCGGCCTGGTCAGCCAGATCCGTACCGGTCACCCCCGGGACGGCACCCTGCGGGTGGCCCTCGACCTGACGAAAGCGGTTGACTATCACATTTTTTCGCTGGCCGATCCCTATCGCATCGTCGTCGACCTGTCGCCCGGAAAGGGCAAACCGCCGGTCGCGGCCGGGCCGGAACTGCACGCTCCACCGCCGGCTGACGGCATCAGCGACGTTCTGGCCAACGCGCCCGCCGAACGGAAGATCAAGGTCCATATCCCCAGTCAGCAGAAGGACGGCAGCCTGCGGCTGATCGTGGTCGATGCCGGTCATGGCGGCAAGGATCCCGGGGCGATCGGACCCGGCGGCACCCGGGAGAAGGACGTGGCCCTGGCCATCGCCCGCGAGGTCGCCAGGCAGTTGCGCAAGACCCTGAAATGCAAGGTGGTGCTGACCCGCGACAGGGATGTCTTTCTGCCGCTTGACCGCCGTACCGAGATTGCCAACCAGCTCAATGCCGACCTCTTCATCTCGATCCACGCCAACGCCAGCCGCAACCGCAGGGCCTACGGTATCGAGACCTATTATCTCAACTTCTCCAAAAGTGATGCCGCGGTCGCTGTGGCCGCCCGCGAGAATGATACCAGCCTGAAGGAGGTCGGCGATCTGGAGCTGATCCTTTTCGATCTGATGGCCAATTCCAAGATCAACGAGTCGAGCCGGCTGGCGACTGAAATCCAGTCCTCTCTGGTCGGTGCCCTCGGTCGGAATTACAAATATGTCAAGGATCTCGGCGTTCGTCCCGGCCCTTTTTATGTCCTGCTCGGCGCGACCATGCCGTCGGTGCTGGTGGAAACCGCCTTCATCAGCAACCGGCGTGAGGAAAAGCGTCTCAAGGACCGTCGTTACCACCAGAAAACCGCCATCGCCATCGCCAGGGGCGTCCGGGATTATGCCCGGGCCCTGAAGCTGATTGCCACCAGGTGAACAGGACGGAAATGCCATCATCGATCGACAGCTGTTTCGCGTCTCCCCGGTTGACCGATACCGCTCTTCCCTATGAGGAACGCCGCGTCCTGCTGCTGCAGGCATCGCGTGACTACCTTGAGCGGGAACGGGCCGCTGTCCGTCGGCAGCATGAACAGGGGGCCTCCGGCCGTGAGGTGGTCCGGTTGCTGACGGTGATGACCGATGAGCTCATCCGGCGCCTTTATCATGCCGTGGCCGTCGATCTGACCGGGGTCGAGGATGTCGCCTGCGCCCTGCTGGCCATCGGCGGTTACGGGCGGGCCGAGCTCAATCCCCGTTCCGATATCGATCTGATGTTCTACTATCACGGCAGGGATCGGAGTATCGCCGAACAGATATCCGAGCGCATGCTCTACCTGCTGTGGGACCTTGCCCTCGATGTCGGCTACAGTGTCCGCACCGCCGCCGACTGCATCGAAATGGCGGATCGGGATATCACCGCCCGCACCGCGCTGCTTGATGCCCGCTACCTGGCCGGCAGCGAAAGTCTGTTTGAGGATTTCGAGAAACAGGTCCTCGGTATTGTGCTGGGGAAAAATTCCAACCAGTTCATCCGGCACAAGCAGGAAGAGAGCCAGCGGCGCCTGACCAAGTACGGGTCCACGGTCTACCTGCTGGAGCCGAATATCAAGGAAGGCGAGGGGGGACTGCGTGACCTGCAGGCGGCGGTCTGGATTCTGCGGGTCAAGTTCAAGGCGTCCGGCCTGCGGGAACTGGTGATCAAGGGGGTGATGACCGAACAGGAAAAAGAGGCGGTCGAAAACGCCTGCGACTACCTGTGGCGCATCCGCAACCAGCTGCACTACCTCTCCAGCCGCAAGAACGATCAGCTGCATTTCGAGCAGCAGGAGCAGATCGCCCGTTTTCTCGGCTACCGGGACAGCAAAAAAGCGCCGGCGGTCGAAGAGTTCATGCAGGATTACTATTCCCATGCCACCCAGGTCGAGCATCTCGCCTCGGTATTGATCAACCGGGCCGCCAACCGGGATCAGAACCCCAGTTTCTTTTCCTCATTCTCGAAACGCAAACTGGAGGACGGTTTCTACCTGCTGCGGCGCGAGTTGCGCGCCGGCAAACCTGAACTTTTTGAACAGAATCCGATTTTGCTGATGCGGGCCTTCCTGCTGGCGCAACGCCATGGCGTGGTACTCAGTCTTGATCTGAAAACCCTGATCCGGGACCATCTGCACCTGATCAATGACCAGTTCCGTCGTTCTCGCGAGGTGAACCGGGATTTTTTCGAGATCCTGCGCGGGCAGAGTTGCGGTCAGATCCTGCGGGATATGCATCACCTGCGTTTTCTCAACGCCTATATTCCCGAATTCGAACGCATCTACTGTCGTGTACAGCATGATGCCTATCACATCTACACGGTCGATATTCACACCCTGTTCGCGGTCGAGGAAATCCTCAAGCTCTGGGCAGGAGAGTATGCCGAAGAACGACCGCTGTTGACCGCGGTGGCCAATGATATCGAAAAACGTGAACTGCTGCTGCTGGCGGTGCTGTTCCATGATATCGGCAAGGGAGAGGGGAAAAACCACAGCGAAAAAGGGGCGAAACTGGTCAGGACCATCGCCCGGCGCATGGGGTTGAACAAGGAGGACAGTGAGCGGCTCGAATTCCTGGTGCTGCATCACCTGGAGATGGCCCACATCTCCCAGCGTCGCGACCTGCACGATGACAAGCTGATCGACCAGGTGGCGCGCAGCATGGGGATGACCGAGAATTTGAAGATGCTTTTCCTGCTGACCTTCGCCGACCTGCGGGCCGTGGGCCCCGATGTCTGGTCGGAGTGGAAGGGATTTCTGCTGCAGGAACTGTACGAGAAGACCTTCGATGCCCTCGAGCGCGGTAATTTCCGCGCCGATGCCCGCAGTGAAAGGGTGCGCAACCGCAAGCGCAAGGTCTATGACAACCTGGCCGAAGATTTCGGCCGCAGCAAGGTCAAAGCGGTGCTGCGTTCGCTCGGCAGTCGTTACCTGCTCAGTCACCGTTCGCCGGAGATTACTGAACACCTGCGGGTCTATTTCGGCCGCGGCAAGAAGCCGCTGGCCATGCGCGTCGAGCATCAGCCCGGCAGCCAGTTCTCGCAGCTGATGCTTTCGACCCTGGACAGTCCGGGACTTTTCTCTCTGGTCGCCGGGGTGCTGGCCGCCAACGGGGTGAGTATTCTCGGTGCGCAGATCTACACGCATAAAAACGGCGAGGCCTTTGACCTGCTGCAGGTGGTCGGCAGCAACGGTGAAATTATTGACAATCCCCGCCGCTGGCAGAAGGTTGAACAGGAATTGACCGCCGTCATCGAGGGGCGGCTGCAGGTCGATGCCCTGGTCGAAAAGAGCAGGCCGCCCAGTTTCCTGAGTGGAAAGGCGCTGCCCCAGTATCCCAGTCGGGTCGAGTTCGATACCGAGGTTTCCGATGATTATACGGTGGTCGATATCTATACCCATGACCGGGTCGGCCTGCTTTACGAAATAACCCGCAGCTTTGCCGACCTGGGGCTCTATATCGGGGTGTCGAAAATTTCCACCAAGGTGGACCAGGTGGCCGACACCTTTTACCTGCAGGACATCTTCGGTCAGAAGATCACGGCCGAGGACAAGTTGGATGAACTGCGTCGCGTGCTGCTTGACGTTCTGGAAGACAAGACGACGGAAGGGAGTGCCGCTGTCGATTAGGAATTTCCCCTCGCTCAGACGGCTTGTTATGGATCAATACCTCGACCTTTTTCTGAATTACCTGGTGGTGGAGAAAGGTCTCTCGAAAAACACCCTTGACGGCTACGGACGCGATCTTGTCCGCTATCTCGCCTATCTGAAGGAAGAGGGCATCACCGCGCCGGACGCCATTCGCACCGTGCACCTGCTGCGCTTTCTGGCGCTGCTCAAGCAACAGGGGCTGGCGCCGCGCAGCCGGGCCCGGGCCCTGGTCAGCCTGCGGAATTTTCATCGCTTTCTGCATGCCGAAGATCATTGCCGGCAGAATCCGGCGGATCGTATCGAAGCGCCGAAAAATCTTCCCGCTCTGCCCGGGATCCTCTCCATCGCCGAGGTTGACAGCCTGCTGGCCGCGCCGCGTGGTGACGAACCCCTTGCCCTTCGCGACCGGGCGATGCTTGAAGTTCTCTACGGCACCGGCCTGCGGGTTTCCGAACTGATCGGCCTGCAGCTCGGCCAGCTGCATCTCGATGCCGGATTCCTGCGCGCCAGCGGCAAGGGCGCCAAGCAGCGGGTGGTTCCCCTGGGGGAGCCGGCCATCGAGGCGGTTGTCATGTATATCGATGCGGCGCGGCCCTCACTGCTGAAGGACAAGTCCAGCGAGGCGCTGTTTCTCAACCGTTCCGGGCGGGGCTTGACACGCCAGGGCTTCTGGAAGATGATGAAGCGCCGCGCCCGCGAGGCGGGAATTTTCAAGAACATTACACCACACACCCTGCGCCATTCGTTTGCCACCCATCTGCTGGAAAATGGAGCCGATCTGCGGACCGTCCAGACCATGCTCGGCCATGCCGACATCGCGACGACCCAGATCTACACCCATGTCACCCGCGAGCGGCTGCGCAAGGTGCATGAAAAACATCATCCGCGCGGTTGACGCGCTACGGGGACAGATATGAAATACCTGGTATTGCTCGGTGACGGCATGGCCGACGAGCCGATGGAGGAACTGGGCGGCCTGACGCCGCTGGAAAAAGCATCGACGCCGCACCTGGACCGACTGGCCGGCGCCGGCACCCTGGGACTGGCACGAACCGTCCCGGTCGGCTTTCATCCCGGCAGCGATGTCGCCAACCTGTCGGTGTTCGGCTACGATCCGCACGACTGTTACAGCGGCCGTTCTCCCCTCGAAGCCGCCAGCATGCATGTCGACCTGGCTCCCGAAGATGTCGCCTTCCGACTCAACCTGGTGCATCTGGAGCCCCATTTCGCCCACCTCTACATGTCGGACTTCTCGGCCGGGCATATCCCTACCGACCAGGCCCGTGAACTGATCACGTCGCTCCAGGACCATCTTGGGAATGATGAATTCAGCTTTCATCCCGGTATTTCCTATCGTCATCTGCTGGTCTGGAAGGGGGGCAAGGACAGGCTGCAGTGCACGCCGCCGCATGACATCAGCAATCAGTGCGTCGGCGACCACCTGCCGCGCGGAGAGGGGGCCGAAGAGCTGATTCACCTCACCACCCAGGCGCAGATCATTCTCGGCAATCACCCGCTCAATCGCCGTCGCGAGGAGGCCGGTGAGGTGACCGCCAACTCGATCTGGCTTTGGGGACAGGGGCGGGCACCGCAGCTGGCCGATTACCGGCAGCTCTACGGCCTGAACGGCGCGGTGATCTCGGCTGTCGACCTGATCAAGGGCATCGGTGTCTATGCCGGACTCGACATCATCGAGGTTCCCGGTGCCACCGGTTATATCGATACCAATTATCGCGGCAAGGCTGACGCCGCCCTTGCCGCCCTGCAGAGCCGCGACTTCGTCTACCTGCACGTCGAGGCTCCCGATGAGGCGGCTCATGCCGGAAACCTGGAAGCCAAGATCCAGGCGATCGAGGATTTCGATGCCAAGGTGGTCGGCCGGGTGCTGGAGGGACTGAACGGCGGAGATGATTTTCGGCTGCTGGTGCTGCCCGACCATCCGACTCCGGTCAGCAAGAGGACTCATACTTCCGATCCGGTTCCCTTCGTGCTTTACGACTCGCGTCGCGGCGGAGAAGAAGAAACCACTGCGGTCTACAGCGAAAAGTCAGCCGCCGCGACCGGTCTGGTTGAAGTCGGCCATCAGCTGCTGCCGCGGTTGTTGGAACGCAAGGTTTAAGGTTCCTGGTCTGGCGGGTTTTCTGAAGATGTCTGCTCCCCGGGCTGAGTAAAAATGCCCAGATGCAAGGCGTCCGCAGCCCCGCGGCATAAGGCGTACCGGCAGGTACGTCGTTGACGCAGGGGAAGGACAACGCCGCAGATGGGCGTTTTTCCTCAGCCCGCTAAAACTGTCCCGGGCGGAAGTCGTAGGGGGTGTAGGGATACGCGTCGTAGTAACCCGGGTCATAGGGGTTGCCGTGCGGTTTTGCGTCCGGTCCGACGTAGGTCGGTGCGTAGCGGTTGGGACCGGGATGAATCATGGTGCGGAAAGGGGTATCCCAGAGATATTCCCGCTGCAGATGGAAGACCGGGTAGCGGCGGACGCCGTAGTTGTCGGAGCGGATCTGCTGACCGCGGACATCGGCGGTGAAGGTGATCAGCCGGCCGGTGAGGAAGCGTGCCGGGTCGAGCAGCCGGTCGCTTTCAACCAGGATGCGTTCGCTGCCGTCATCGAGGTCGATCGGTTCTCCCCAGCGGTCGAGTCGCCAGGGAGTGATCTCCAGGACTGAACCCTCCCGTTCATTGTCCAGTCCCATGATGACGCCGCCGAGCAGCAGGGTTTTTCCTCGATAGGCCTCGGGATCAGCACGAACCTCGGCCAGGTTGACGTCGCTGTCGATCCGGCTGCGTGCCTGCTCCGACAGCACGTGTCCGCAGCCGGTGAGGCCGACAAGGATCAGCAGGAGAATGAATCTGCGCATGGTGGCTCCTTCGCTGCTGTGAAGAAACGCATTTCTCATTTGATTATATCGGAACCATCGTCGTTTTGCTTTAACCTGAATCCGTGAGTTCCTGTTGGATGGAGAGTGCAAGTGCTTGGTCTGAGTGAGATTTCCAAAAATCTGAAGCGCACCCACAGGTTCGCTGGTGATTTTTGGGAAGCTCAGGCAGATCAATGACTTGTGCTATCCGCCTACAAGGCGCTCACTGATTCAGGTTTAACATCGAAAGCACTTATGCCCAAAGCCTATTTCGTCAAACTTCAGCGGCCGGAACGCGCCCGGCATCTCTGTGAACTGGCCGAGCGTTTCTATCTCCAGGGCTATCGGGTGCTGGTGACGGTGATGGATGAAAACCAGGGGGTCACCCTCGACCGCTTCATGTGGAGCTGGCAGAAAGGCTCTTTCGTTCCCCACGCTTACGACAACGGCGCGGTCGAGTGCCATGCCGAGCCGGTCGTCATCGGCAGTTGCGAACAGAACCCGAACTCCGCCCAGGTGCTGATCATGGGCGGGCACTGTTCACTCGAATTCATGCGGCGCTTCGAGATCGTTGTCGATTTTGCCGAGGTCTATGATCCCGGGGCGGCGGCGCGGTCCCGACAGCGCTTCAGTCGTTACCGCGAGGCCGGTTTTGCCCCCGAGATGCT
The genomic region above belongs to Geothermobacter hydrogeniphilus and contains:
- the mutS gene encoding DNA mismatch repair protein MutS, translated to MPQQTPMMRQYLQIKSEYPDAILFFRLGDFYEMFNEDAVKASRILDITLTSRNKGAAEEVPLCGIPYHSCQPYLNKLVASGHKVAICEQVEDPKAAKGIVRREVVRVVSPGLVVDTDSLTPKENNYLLALAPGEKEQWGVAVLDITTGEFRVTEVAGLAGVRGELASLQAREVILQEDGWGDEVARELADLFAGRALTRLPEWAFAVDRATIELQEFFAVSSLEGFGCRGLPGAIAAAGAVLHLLKETQKEGLTHIRSLSTYQSSEYMVLDEATRRNLELTATLHDGSRKGALIGVLDRTMTAMGGRRLKQWISHPLLDVARIQSRQQAIAELVERSLERNDLRVALDGIYDLERLNAKISMATANAKDLVALKLSLQRLPELVDRMASLEAEFSRELAGRIDPLPDLCELIETAIADEPPFVLREGGLIKTGFNAELDELRAIAREGKGWIAGLEQRERERTGIGNLKIRFNKVFGYFIEVTKSHLDRVPEDYQRKQTLTNAERFITPDLKDYESKVLGAEEKLIDLEYQLFQQVRQQVVAEGPRVQEVADALAALDVICGLADLAHERNYVCPQVDDGDQLKIVDGRHPVVEAMNLGERFVPNDTLLDNRKNQLLIITGPNMAGKSTFMRQVALITLLAQIGSLVPAREAHVGVVDRIFTRVGASDNLARGQSTFMVEMTETANILHHATPRSLIVLDEIGRGTSTFDGVSIAWAVAEYLHDHPSVAAKTLFATHYHELTDLALTRERVQNYNVAVKEWNDQIVFLRRIVKGGASHSYGIQVARLAGLPRPVIDRAKEVLKNLETGEFVGEGQPRLAREKRAPVEQTPQLSLFGAGDDQLRRALEEVDVSVLTPLEALNLLDRLKRML
- the glnD gene encoding [protein-PII] uridylyltransferase — protein: MPSSIDSCFASPRLTDTALPYEERRVLLLQASRDYLERERAAVRRQHEQGASGREVVRLLTVMTDELIRRLYHAVAVDLTGVEDVACALLAIGGYGRAELNPRSDIDLMFYYHGRDRSIAEQISERMLYLLWDLALDVGYSVRTAADCIEMADRDITARTALLDARYLAGSESLFEDFEKQVLGIVLGKNSNQFIRHKQEESQRRLTKYGSTVYLLEPNIKEGEGGLRDLQAAVWILRVKFKASGLRELVIKGVMTEQEKEAVENACDYLWRIRNQLHYLSSRKNDQLHFEQQEQIARFLGYRDSKKAPAVEEFMQDYYSHATQVEHLASVLINRAANRDQNPSFFSSFSKRKLEDGFYLLRRELRAGKPELFEQNPILLMRAFLLAQRHGVVLSLDLKTLIRDHLHLINDQFRRSREVNRDFFEILRGQSCGQILRDMHHLRFLNAYIPEFERIYCRVQHDAYHIYTVDIHTLFAVEEILKLWAGEYAEERPLLTAVANDIEKRELLLLAVLFHDIGKGEGKNHSEKGAKLVRTIARRMGLNKEDSERLEFLVLHHLEMAHISQRRDLHDDKLIDQVARSMGMTENLKMLFLLTFADLRAVGPDVWSEWKGFLLQELYEKTFDALERGNFRADARSERVRNRKRKVYDNLAEDFGRSKVKAVLRSLGSRYLLSHRSPEITEHLRVYFGRGKKPLAMRVEHQPGSQFSQLMLSTLDSPGLFSLVAGVLAANGVSILGAQIYTHKNGEAFDLLQVVGSNGEIIDNPRRWQKVEQELTAVIEGRLQVDALVEKSRPPSFLSGKALPQYPSRVEFDTEVSDDYTVVDIYTHDRVGLLYEITRSFADLGLYIGVSKISTKVDQVADTFYLQDIFGQKITAEDKLDELRRVLLDVLEDKTTEGSAAVD
- a CDS encoding N-acetylmuramoyl-L-alanine amidase; protein product: MVALRAKLSVLLALVVLLGCVAPASALDAESAYRKAKQGYIRLQQSAKKQLYRDNWMRVVDDFVGIAQAWPEDDRAADALYMAGKACRGLSRVSLLASDARRAVGYFDRVADNYPASSLADDSLLLAGELLEDPLADFSAAYLHYARIVRDYPRGDMFSRARPRAKRLAAFAPAETPPVRARSAGGNKAELVAIRSWSGSNKTRIVLDFNRKVGFRSHFLAAGSGKIPARIYLDLKGADSRRGLEKEWNYRTGLVSQIRTGHPRDGTLRVALDLTKAVDYHIFSLADPYRIVVDLSPGKGKPPVAAGPELHAPPPADGISDVLANAPAERKIKVHIPSQQKDGSLRLIVVDAGHGGKDPGAIGPGGTREKDVALAIAREVARQLRKTLKCKVVLTRDRDVFLPLDRRTEIANQLNADLFISIHANASRNRRAYGIETYYLNFSKSDAAVAVAARENDTSLKEVGDLELILFDLMANSKINESSRLATEIQSSLVGALGRNYKYVKDLGVRPGPFYVLLGATMPSVLVETAFISNRREEKRLKDRRYHQKTAIAIARGVRDYARALKLIATR
- a CDS encoding cofactor-independent phosphoglycerate mutase: MKYLVLLGDGMADEPMEELGGLTPLEKASTPHLDRLAGAGTLGLARTVPVGFHPGSDVANLSVFGYDPHDCYSGRSPLEAASMHVDLAPEDVAFRLNLVHLEPHFAHLYMSDFSAGHIPTDQARELITSLQDHLGNDEFSFHPGISYRHLLVWKGGKDRLQCTPPHDISNQCVGDHLPRGEGAEELIHLTTQAQIILGNHPLNRRREEAGEVTANSIWLWGQGRAPQLADYRQLYGLNGAVISAVDLIKGIGVYAGLDIIEVPGATGYIDTNYRGKADAALAALQSRDFVYLHVEAPDEAAHAGNLEAKIQAIEDFDAKVVGRVLEGLNGGDDFRLLVLPDHPTPVSKRTHTSDPVPFVLYDSRRGGEEETTAVYSEKSAAATGLVEVGHQLLPRLLERKV
- a CDS encoding DNA polymerase III subunit chi, whose amino-acid sequence is MPKAYFVKLQRPERARHLCELAERFYLQGYRVLVTVMDENQGVTLDRFMWSWQKGSFVPHAYDNGAVECHAEPVVIGSCEQNPNSAQVLIMGGHCSLEFMRRFEIVVDFAEVYDPGAAARSRQRFSRYREAGFAPEMLQ
- the xerD gene encoding site-specific tyrosine recombinase XerD; the encoded protein is MDQYLDLFLNYLVVEKGLSKNTLDGYGRDLVRYLAYLKEEGITAPDAIRTVHLLRFLALLKQQGLAPRSRARALVSLRNFHRFLHAEDHCRQNPADRIEAPKNLPALPGILSIAEVDSLLAAPRGDEPLALRDRAMLEVLYGTGLRVSELIGLQLGQLHLDAGFLRASGKGAKQRVVPLGEPAIEAVVMYIDAARPSLLKDKSSEALFLNRSGRGLTRQGFWKMMKRRAREAGIFKNITPHTLRHSFATHLLENGADLRTVQTMLGHADIATTQIYTHVTRERLRKVHEKHHPRG
- a CDS encoding Slp family lipoprotein — translated: MRRFILLLILVGLTGCGHVLSEQARSRIDSDVNLAEVRADPEAYRGKTLLLGGVIMGLDNEREGSVLEITPWRLDRWGEPIDLDDGSERILVESDRLLDPARFLTGRLITFTADVRGQQIRSDNYGVRRYPVFHLQREYLWDTPFRTMIHPGPNRYAPTYVGPDAKPHGNPYDPGYYDAYPYTPYDFRPGQF